In Manduca sexta isolate Smith_Timp_Sample1 chromosome 23, JHU_Msex_v1.0, whole genome shotgun sequence, one DNA window encodes the following:
- the LOC115445050 gene encoding 3,4-dihydroxyphenylacetaldehyde synthase encodes MDAQEFREFGKEVIDLLADYVENIRDRDVLPSVDPGYLQKMLPEEPPEEPEDWKEIIKDFNDAIMPGITHWHSPQFHAFYPTGNSYASIVGNILSDGLAVVGFSWMASPACTELEVITMNWLGKLLGLPEEFLNCSSGPGGGVIQGSASEATLVGLLVAKDKTIRMHQKDNPDLDGDMFKPKLVAYTSDQCNSSVEKAGLLGSMKMRLLKADSDGRLRGDTLAKAMEEDRAQGLIPCYVVANLGTTGTCAFDPLDELGPVCSEANVWLHVDAAYAGAAFMCPEYRHLMKDIEYADSIVVNAHKWMPVNFDCSAMWVKNGYDIMRAFDVQRIYLDDMKNNMKIPDYRHWQMPLGRRFRSLKLWTVMRIYGAEGLRKHIRTQISLALHFAKLVRADDRFLVEPEPCMGLVCFRLKDGDMITKQLLDNLTKKKKVFMVAGSFRTRYVIRFVICSRLTTENDVNYSWSKIKEEADIIYADKVHTKPQIPAINQILSREICEKSK; translated from the exons ATGGATGCCCAAGAGTTCCGAGAGTTCGGCAAAGAAGTAATAGATTTGCTGGCCGATTACGTTGAGAATATTCGAGATCG ggATGTATTACCGTCGGTGGATCCAGGGTACCTACAGAAAATGCTTCCAGAAGAGCCTCCCGAGGAACCAGAAGATTGGAAAGAGATCATTAAAGATTTCAATGACGCAATAATGCCTGGT aTTACTCATTGGCATTCCCCGCAGTTCCACGCCTTCTATCCAACGGGCAACTCATACGCAAGCATTGTGGGAAACATTCTAAGCGATGGTTTGGCTGTCGTTGGATTTAGTTGG ATGGCGAGTCCAGCCTGCACGGAATTAGAAGTCATAACTATGAACTGGCTTGGCAAGCTTCTTGGTCTTCCTGAAGAGTTTTTGAACTGCTCTTCGGGACCTGGCGGTGGAGTTATTCAG GGTTCCGCAAGTGAAGCAACATTAGTAGGATTACTTGTCGCTAAAGACAAGACTATACGCATGCATCAAAAAGACAATCCCGACCTTGACGGAGACATGTTCAAACCAAAACTTGTTGCTTACACGTCTGATCAATGCAACTCGTCTGTTGAGAAAGCTGGACTATTAGGTTCTATGAAAATGAGGTTACTGAAAGCCGATTCAGATGGAAGACTTCGCGGTGATACACTTGCAAAAGCCATGGAAGAAGATAGAGCTCAAGGGCTTATACCATGTTATGTTGTTGCTAATCTGGGTACTACAGGAACTTGCGCTTTTGATCCACTAGACGAACTGGGCCCTGTTTGTAGTGAAGCTAATGTGTGGTTACACGTTGACGCCGCATACGCAGGCGCCGCATTTATGTGCCCTGAATACAGACATTTAATGAAAGATATTGAATACGCGGATTCCATCGTTGTTAATGCCCACAAGTGGATGCCAGTCAACTTTGACTGCTCGGCCATGTGGGTTAAGAACGGATATGATATAATGCGTGCATTTGACGTGCAAAGAATATATTTAGAcgacatgaaaaataatatgaaaattccaGATTATAGGCACTGGCAAATGCCTCTGGGTCGGCGATTTAGATCATTGAAGTTATGGACAGTAATGAGAATCTACGGCGCTGAAGGACTCAGAAAACATATCAGGACACAAATTTCATTAGCATTGCATTTCGCAAAGCTAGTACGGGCTGATGATCGCTTCTTGGTCGAACCCGAACCATGTATGGGGTTGGTGTGCTTCCGATTGAAGGACGGAGACATGATCACTAAACAACTGTTAGACAacttaacaaaaaagaaaaaggttTTCATGGTAGCTGGGTCATTTAGAACTCGGTATGTCATACGATTTGTAATTTGTTCTCGGCTAACTACTGAAAACGACGTTAATTACAGTTGGAGCAAAATCAAAGAAGAAGCCGACATTATATACGCTGACAAAGTACACACCAAACCTCAAATACCGGCTATCAATCAAATACTTTCAAGAGAAATATGTGAAAAgtctaaataa